A section of the Anabaena cylindrica PCC 7122 genome encodes:
- a CDS encoding IS1 family transposase (programmed frameshift), protein MSISRPTCPNCGSQHIVKNGKIHNQKPKYQCQNCKRQFIENPTNKVISKDTIELIDRLLLEKIPLAGIARAARVSETWLQKYVNNKYAQIPTQVNVSAKPRGKLTIECDEAWSFVGHKGNKQWIWLALDKKTREIVGVYIGDRSEDGARGLWNSLPPVYRQCAVCYTDFWAAYAQVIPSKRHQAVGKESGKTNHIERFNNTMRQRISRLVRKTLSFSKKLDNHIGAIWYFIHHYNSCCSA, encoded by the exons ATGTCAATCTCCAGACCTACTTGCCCCAATTGTGGTTCTCAACACATTGTCAAAAATGGGAAGATTCATAATCAAAAACCAAAATACCAGTGTCAAAACTGCAAAAGACAGTTTATAGAAAATCCCACTAATAAAGTTATTAGCAAAGATACTATAGAACTGATTGATAGACTTTTACTTGAGAAAATACCTCTCGCAGGTATTGCTCGTGCTGCTCGTGTTTCAGAGACTTGGTTGCAAAAATATGTGAATAATAAATATGCCCAGATTCCGACTCAGGTAAATGTTTCAGCCAAACCAAGAGGTAAATTGACTATTGAGTGTGATGAGGCTTGGTCATTTGTAGGTCATAAGGGTAATAAGCAATGGATTTGGTTAGCTTTGGATA AAAAAACTAGAGAAATAGTTGGAGTTTACATAGGCGACCGCAGTGAAGATGGCGCTAGGGGATTATGGAATTCTCTACCACCAGTTTATCGTCAATGTGCTGTTTGCTATACAGATTTTTGGGCAGCTTACGCACAAGTTATTCCTAGCAAACGTCATCAGGCAGTAGGGAAAGAAAGTGGCAAGACTAACCATATTGAACGCTTTAATAATACAATGCGTCAAAGAATTTCTCGTTTGGTTAGAAAGACTTTATCCTTCTCTAAAAAGTTAGATAATCATATTGGTGCTATCTGGTATTTTATTCATCATTATAATTCTTGTTGTAGCGCCTAA
- a CDS encoding caspase family protein, producing the protein MAKNCAVVIGINKYNRIQRLQYAKIDAERVRDYFNRDLGVQPENLYFFSDDSPPDQHGLDTQPTYGTLISFLGDRFAQPFLNPGDTLWFYFSGHGIPHEGRDYLLPIDGNPRTVPNLAIPITYITERLRRSGADNIVLFIDACRSTGEKSAGLGIGEEKQQGVITFFSCSPSQVSYEIEELQQGAFTHVLLNGLQIQGQSNCATVERLYNYLRHQVPQLTLKHKNYIQTPYAAIEPATKLHYILLPKSANDRDISALREDAFHAEIEGNFDLAFQLWVRVNVAAGGQDMKAITAFQRLANKQSQSQSEQRREAEAQGQKIAAAKRRELIVDLGQGITLELG; encoded by the coding sequence ATGGCCAAGAATTGCGCCGTTGTCATTGGCATTAACAAATACAATCGAATTCAACGCCTTCAGTATGCAAAAATTGATGCAGAACGGGTGCGGGATTATTTTAACCGTGATTTGGGTGTACAACCAGAAAATCTATATTTTTTCTCTGATGATTCTCCACCTGACCAGCATGGACTTGATACTCAACCAACTTACGGTACATTAATTTCGTTTTTAGGCGATCGCTTTGCACAGCCTTTTTTAAACCCTGGAGATACCCTCTGGTTCTACTTTAGCGGCCACGGCATCCCCCACGAAGGACGAGATTATTTATTACCCATAGATGGAAATCCTCGCACTGTTCCCAATTTAGCCATCCCCATCACCTACATTACAGAACGCTTGCGGCGGAGTGGTGCGGATAACATAGTGTTGTTTATTGATGCTTGTCGCAGCACAGGAGAAAAAAGTGCAGGTTTGGGAATTGGTGAAGAAAAACAGCAAGGTGTAATTACCTTCTTTTCTTGTAGTCCCAGTCAAGTTTCTTACGAAATTGAAGAACTTCAACAAGGTGCATTTACCCATGTTTTACTCAACGGTTTGCAAATTCAAGGTCAAAGCAACTGTGCCACCGTTGAACGGCTGTATAACTATTTGCGTCATCAAGTTCCCCAATTGACCCTAAAGCATAAAAATTATATACAGACTCCCTATGCAGCCATAGAACCCGCTACAAAACTGCATTATATTTTACTCCCCAAGTCTGCTAACGATAGGGATATTAGCGCCCTCAGAGAAGATGCTTTTCATGCAGAAATTGAAGGAAATTTCGATTTAGCATTTCAGTTGTGGGTGCGTGTGAATGTGGCCGCAGGTGGACAAGATATGAAAGCCATTACAGCCTTTCAGCGTTTAGCAAATAAGCAATCTCAGAGTCAATCAGAACAGCGTCGAGAAGCAGAAGCACAGGGACAGAAAATAGCAGCAGCAAAACGCCGTGAATTGATTGTAGATTTAGGTCAAGGTATAACCCTGGAATTAGGGTAG
- a CDS encoding Pepco domain-containing protein, with the protein MTDNRWEDEELWIVTASTPGDRTKEGVKAVTGNGNPYSSPPVTVEEIKESRLKAGKLAAQMSQFVGIVSHLFSHVEKQIKPQAGLELDEVTLTVEISSEGEIKLLGTGVKAAGKGAIELKFKRSPKTPEN; encoded by the coding sequence ATGACAGACAACAGGTGGGAAGACGAAGAACTATGGATCGTCACCGCAAGCACTCCAGGCGATCGCACAAAAGAAGGTGTAAAAGCTGTTACAGGCAACGGTAATCCTTATAGCAGTCCCCCTGTTACCGTTGAAGAAATAAAAGAAAGTCGGCTAAAAGCAGGGAAATTAGCGGCGCAAATGTCGCAATTTGTGGGCATAGTGAGTCATCTTTTTAGTCATGTAGAGAAGCAAATCAAACCGCAAGCAGGACTTGAACTAGACGAAGTTACCCTCACAGTAGAAATTAGTAGTGAAGGTGAAATTAAATTACTAGGTACGGGTGTAAAAGCAGCTGGTAAAGGCGCAATAGAGTTAAAATTTAAGCGATCGCCTAAAACCCCGGAAAATTGA
- a CDS encoding DUF29 domain-containing protein — MTQTQIAVSLYEQDYLLWIEDIVNKLRNRDIEGLDFENLIEEIEDLGRSDKRELESRLRELLEHILKRKYVNMPDCYRGWVESIDKQRIGIRKLLKDSLSLKPYFSQVFDEAYEDTLKIVRRGYPQCKFPDIWPFSRDLEAMLNVDFWD, encoded by the coding sequence ATGACACAGACGCAGATTGCAGTATCTTTATATGAGCAAGACTATCTACTTTGGATTGAAGATATCGTCAATAAGTTACGGAATAGGGATATTGAGGGTCTAGATTTTGAGAATCTGATTGAGGAGATAGAGGATTTGGGGCGATCGGATAAACGTGAACTGGAAAGTAGACTCAGGGAACTTTTGGAACATATTCTCAAGCGGAAGTATGTAAATATGCCTGATTGTTATCGTGGGTGGGTAGAATCTATTGATAAGCAAAGGATTGGAATTAGAAAATTGCTAAAGGATTCACTTAGCCTAAAGCCTTATTTTAGTCAAGTGTTTGATGAAGCTTATGAAGATACTCTCAAAATTGTTCGCAGGGGTTATCCCCAATGCAAGTTCCCTGATATATGGCCGTTTAGCCGTGATTTAGAAGCAATGCTAAATGTCGATTTTTGGGATTGA
- a CDS encoding BlaI/MecI/CopY family transcriptional regulator, which produces MAPLPDYRPKQLSVGPLEAEILSIVWELNSATVKDVHDRILADPNRELAYTSVTTVLRRLTEKGWLACDKQGKAFYWRPLLTKQQAEMIKAHEQLQRFLAVGNPDVIAAFADSLDQAASDQIEAIAKRIQDAREARGEK; this is translated from the coding sequence ATGGCTCCATTACCAGATTATCGTCCCAAGCAACTATCTGTTGGTCCTTTAGAAGCAGAAATTTTGAGTATTGTCTGGGAACTGAATTCAGCAACAGTTAAAGATGTACACGATCGCATTTTGGCTGATCCTAACCGCGAATTAGCTTATACATCAGTTACTACCGTTCTCCGTCGTCTTACGGAAAAAGGTTGGTTAGCTTGCGATAAACAGGGTAAAGCATTTTATTGGCGGCCATTGCTAACCAAGCAACAAGCAGAGATGATTAAAGCTCATGAGCAATTGCAAAGATTTCTGGCAGTGGGTAATCCTGATGTAATTGCGGCCTTTGCTGATAGTTTAGATCAAGCTGCTAGTGACCAAATAGAAGCGATCGCAAAACGCATTCAAGACGCACGGGAAGCCAGAGGAGAAAAATAG
- a CDS encoding M56 family metallopeptidase, with protein sequence MHLLIIVSAVTIACWLRYSAHIPQGNWNLRWERSLFLFLFPPLLIFMTATAVVCMGTQGTMGGMYTGSFSFLLASIFLGFFNILGIKLAFQGWKSIKSARECPQVNLAGKQARILPTKALFAGQMGFWQPELVVSQGLLQTLSPAHLESVLAHEQGHYQYRDTFWFFWLGWMRSCTAWLPNTEPLWQELLVLRELRADSYAASQVDPLVLAESLLLVVSNNPITEEVCCAALGAGDRLEQRIEALLTPPETTSETTSEAQLQSWHIFLLAFLPLLTVVFHT encoded by the coding sequence ATGCATCTACTCATTATTGTCTCTGCTGTAACCATTGCTTGCTGGTTAAGATACTCTGCTCATATACCCCAGGGTAATTGGAATTTGCGCTGGGAGCGATCGCTCTTTTTATTCCTCTTTCCCCCCTTACTCATTTTCATGACAGCAACTGCTGTAGTCTGCATGGGTACACAAGGGACAATGGGCGGAATGTATACTGGTTCCTTCAGTTTTCTTCTAGCATCAATTTTTCTCGGATTTTTTAACATCTTGGGTATCAAACTAGCTTTCCAAGGCTGGAAATCCATTAAATCAGCCCGTGAATGTCCCCAAGTAAATCTCGCAGGTAAACAAGCCCGAATCCTGCCAACTAAAGCATTATTCGCCGGACAAATGGGTTTTTGGCAACCAGAACTAGTAGTTAGTCAAGGATTACTACAAACTCTCTCACCAGCCCATTTAGAAAGTGTTTTAGCACACGAGCAAGGGCATTATCAGTATAGGGATACGTTCTGGTTCTTTTGGCTGGGTTGGATGCGTTCCTGCACTGCTTGGTTGCCAAATACAGAGCCACTATGGCAAGAATTGTTAGTTTTGCGAGAATTACGGGCTGACAGTTACGCCGCATCCCAAGTAGATCCCTTGGTGTTAGCGGAATCATTGTTATTAGTAGTCAGTAACAACCCCATAACAGAAGAAGTTTGCTGTGCCGCTTTGGGTGCAGGCGATCGCTTGGAACAGAGAATAGAAGCTTTATTAACACCACCAGAAACAACTTCAGAAACAACTTCAGAAGCTCAATTACAGTCCTGGCATATTTTTTTGTTGGCGTTTCTACCCTTACTAACAGTCGTTTTTCATACTTGA
- a CDS encoding acyl-CoA desaturase: MTLNSSNLLGNGQPLRLHWVSVAFFGTIHAIALLAPWHFSWAAVGVTVFLHWLFGSIGVCLGYHRLLSHRSFRVPKWLEYAIAILGALSIQGGPIFWVAGHRLHHAYTEDEDKDPYSARKGFWWSHMLWIFYPRSEFFDYELYQRFAPDLARDPFYIWLNRYFLLLQIPVALLLYALGGWSFVIYGVFLRSVILWHTTWLINSVTHMWGYRTFASDDNSRNLWWAAILTYGEGWHNNHHAYPHVAKCGWRWWEIDLTWWTIAVLRTLRLATNINLPPDQAMKPGNV, from the coding sequence GTGACGTTGAATTCATCAAATCTATTAGGGAATGGCCAACCTCTGCGCCTTCATTGGGTGTCTGTAGCCTTTTTTGGTACTATTCATGCGATCGCACTACTAGCTCCTTGGCATTTTTCCTGGGCTGCGGTGGGTGTAACTGTGTTTCTGCACTGGCTATTTGGCAGCATTGGCGTTTGTTTAGGTTATCACCGTTTGTTGAGTCATCGCAGTTTTCGAGTTCCCAAGTGGTTAGAATATGCGATCGCTATTTTAGGTGCATTATCTATACAAGGAGGCCCCATTTTCTGGGTAGCTGGACACCGATTGCATCATGCTTACACCGAAGACGAAGATAAAGATCCTTACTCTGCCCGTAAAGGTTTTTGGTGGAGTCATATGCTTTGGATTTTTTATCCCCGTTCCGAATTTTTCGATTATGAGTTATACCAACGATTTGCCCCCGACTTAGCACGAGATCCCTTTTACATCTGGCTGAATCGCTACTTTCTACTGCTGCAAATTCCCGTTGCATTATTACTCTATGCCCTGGGAGGCTGGTCATTTGTCATTTATGGCGTGTTTTTGAGGTCAGTCATTCTCTGGCATACCACCTGGCTAATTAACTCGGTTACTCATATGTGGGGATACCGCACATTTGCCAGCGATGATAATTCTCGTAATCTTTGGTGGGCTGCCATTCTCACCTATGGCGAAGGCTGGCATAACAATCACCATGCTTATCCTCATGTAGCCAAGTGTGGCTGGCGTTGGTGGGAAATTGATCTCACTTGGTGGACAATTGCGGTATTAAGAACACTTCGTTTGGCAACGAATATCAACCTACCGCCAGATCAAGCGATGAAACCAGGAAATGTGTAA
- the hemF gene encoding oxygen-dependent coproporphyrinogen oxidase, which translates to MSRHLENYLRESTNQTILLPPIANSVHTPPENSRQRVKQLMQDLQDQICAGLEQLDGEACFREDLWERAEGGQGRTRVIREGRIFEQGGVNFSEVWGDSLPAAILTQRPEAAGNDFFVTGTSMVLHPRNPYIPTVHLNYRYFEAGSIWWFGGGADLTPYYPFAEDAVHFHQTLKNACDASHPEYYRVFKHWCDEYFYLQHRQEQRGIGGIFFDYQDASGRLYVGSQLDTQAALASQQVGTVSRNWEDMFAFVKNCGEAFLPAYLPIAQKRQEIEYSDRQRQFQLYRRGRYVEFNLVYDRGTVFGLQTNGRAESILMSLPPLTRWEYGYQPEAGSPEAQLTKVFLKPQDWANGFIEPEYSI; encoded by the coding sequence ATGAGTCGTCATTTAGAGAATTATCTGCGGGAATCAACAAATCAAACAATATTGCTTCCCCCTATCGCTAACTCAGTCCATACACCACCTGAGAATTCGCGTCAGCGGGTGAAGCAGTTGATGCAAGACTTACAGGATCAAATCTGCGCTGGGCTAGAGCAATTAGATGGGGAAGCTTGTTTTCGGGAAGATCTTTGGGAACGAGCCGAAGGTGGTCAAGGACGCACCCGTGTGATTCGAGAAGGGCGGATATTTGAACAAGGTGGTGTTAATTTTTCAGAAGTTTGGGGAGATAGTCTACCTGCGGCAATTTTGACTCAACGCCCAGAAGCAGCTGGAAATGACTTTTTTGTAACTGGAACTTCGATGGTGTTACATCCTCGTAATCCATACATACCAACGGTACATCTTAACTACCGCTACTTTGAAGCTGGTTCGATTTGGTGGTTTGGTGGTGGGGCTGATTTAACGCCTTACTATCCTTTTGCTGAAGATGCTGTTCACTTTCATCAAACTTTAAAAAATGCTTGTGATGCGTCCCATCCAGAATATTATCGGGTTTTCAAACATTGGTGTGATGAATATTTTTATTTACAACATCGTCAAGAACAACGTGGGATTGGTGGTATTTTCTTTGACTATCAAGATGCTAGTGGTAGGCTTTATGTAGGTTCTCAACTGGATACTCAAGCAGCGCTGGCAAGTCAGCAAGTGGGAACAGTATCACGCAACTGGGAAGATATGTTTGCATTTGTAAAAAACTGCGGTGAAGCATTTTTACCAGCATATTTACCCATAGCCCAAAAGCGACAAGAAATAGAATATAGCGATCGCCAGCGTCAATTTCAATTATACCGTCGGGGTCGTTACGTGGAGTTTAACTTGGTATATGACCGGGGAACAGTTTTCGGACTGCAAACCAATGGCCGGGCAGAATCTATTTTAATGTCTCTACCACCCTTGACTCGCTGGGAATATGGCTATCAACCAGAGGCAGGAAGCCCTGAAGCACAGCTTACCAAAGTTTTTCTCAAGCCCCAAGATTGGGCAAATGGCTTTATAGAGCCGGAATACAGCATTTAG
- the acsF gene encoding magnesium-protoporphyrin IX monomethyl ester (oxidative) cyclase has protein sequence MVNTLPQPEVKPGIKAPAKETVLTPRFYTTDFEAAASLDLSAQEKELQAMLAEMRADYNRHHFVRDEEFEQSWEHIDGEARRAFIEYLERSCISEFSGFLLFKELSRKLKQRSPLLAEIFQLMARDEARHAGFLNKAMGDFKLSLDLGEVTKVRTYTFFPLEWVLYTVYLSEKIGYWRYIIIYHHLQKHSEHQFYPIFRKFESWCQDENRHGDIFKALLRSQPQLWNNWRSRLWSRFFLLSVFATHTLTVHERASFYHLLGLEPTEFDQQVVRNTNETAGRAFPVMLNTEHPHFFPRLQNCSNYNLKIAEISRSSSNKVVKFIRKLPLITAILWNLLLVYLIKPIDTEVLRGTVR, from the coding sequence ATGGTAAATACCCTACCCCAGCCTGAAGTGAAGCCAGGAATTAAAGCGCCAGCTAAAGAAACCGTACTCACTCCTCGGTTTTACACCACAGACTTTGAAGCTGCTGCTAGTTTGGATCTCTCAGCCCAAGAAAAAGAGTTGCAAGCCATGTTGGCAGAAATGCGGGCTGACTACAACCGTCATCATTTCGTTCGCGATGAAGAGTTTGAGCAATCTTGGGAACATATTGACGGAGAAGCACGCCGAGCTTTTATTGAGTATTTGGAACGCTCATGCATTTCCGAATTTTCTGGGTTTTTGCTGTTCAAGGAACTATCCCGAAAGCTAAAACAGCGTAGTCCCTTGCTGGCGGAAATATTTCAACTGATGGCGCGTGATGAAGCCCGTCATGCTGGATTTCTCAATAAAGCGATGGGAGATTTTAAACTCTCGCTAGACTTGGGTGAGGTGACTAAAGTCCGCACCTATACATTTTTTCCTCTTGAGTGGGTGCTTTACACGGTCTATTTATCAGAAAAAATTGGTTACTGGCGTTACATTATTATTTATCACCATTTACAAAAGCATTCAGAACACCAGTTTTATCCCATCTTCCGCAAATTTGAGAGTTGGTGTCAAGACGAAAACCGACATGGGGATATATTCAAGGCATTATTGCGGTCGCAACCTCAACTCTGGAATAATTGGAGATCAAGACTATGGAGTCGCTTTTTCCTATTATCAGTATTTGCTACCCACACTTTAACAGTTCACGAACGGGCTAGTTTTTACCATTTACTGGGACTTGAACCCACAGAATTTGACCAGCAAGTAGTTCGCAACACCAACGAAACTGCTGGACGTGCTTTTCCAGTCATGTTAAATACCGAACATCCCCACTTTTTCCCACGTCTGCAAAACTGCTCAAATTACAACTTGAAAATAGCAGAAATTTCACGCAGTTCTAGCAATAAAGTAGTGAAATTTATCCGCAAACTGCCTTTAATAACGGCAATTCTCTGGAATCTCCTACTCGTATATTTAATTAAACCAATTGATACAGAAGTATTGCGGGGAACAGTACGTTAG
- the hetL gene encoding heterocyst differentiation pentapeptide repeat protein HetL, with protein MNVDEIIKRYSAGERNFQRINLQDAELTNVNLEGIDFSYADLRQTRLGKTNFSQACLREANLSEAILWGIDLSAADLYRAILREADLTGAKLTQTRLDEANLIKASLCGANLHGAKLSSALLIQVDLRPSSNQRTDLGYAVLSGADLSYGDLRAASLHHANLDGAKLCRANLGRIIQWGDLATDLTGASLQGADLSYANLTNAILRNANLQGADLTGAILTDVNLEGAIMPDGKIYSNPI; from the coding sequence ATGAATGTAGATGAAATTATCAAACGCTATTCTGCTGGAGAACGAAATTTTCAGCGAATTAATCTCCAAGATGCAGAGCTAACGAACGTAAATTTAGAAGGTATAGATTTTAGCTATGCTGATTTGCGTCAGACACGGCTAGGCAAAACTAACTTCAGTCAGGCTTGTTTGCGAGAAGCAAATTTAAGCGAAGCTATTCTGTGGGGAATAGATTTAAGTGCAGCAGATTTATATCGCGCTATTCTCCGAGAAGCAGATTTAACAGGTGCAAAATTAACTCAAACCCGACTAGATGAAGCAAACCTCATCAAAGCTAGTTTATGTGGTGCAAATTTACATGGTGCAAAACTATCTAGTGCTTTGCTGATTCAAGTAGACTTACGTCCTAGTTCCAACCAACGGACAGATTTAGGATATGCAGTTTTGAGTGGAGCAGATTTGAGCTATGGAGACTTACGAGCTGCTTCACTACACCATGCTAATTTGGATGGTGCGAAGTTGTGTAGAGCTAATTTAGGTCGAATAATTCAATGGGGAGATTTAGCAACTGATTTAACTGGAGCTAGTTTGCAAGGAGCAGATTTGAGTTATGCAAATCTGACTAATGCTATATTGCGAAACGCAAATTTACAAGGAGCAGATTTAACGGGAGCAATTCTCACAGATGTTAATCTGGAAGGCGCAATTATGCCCGATGGGAAAATATATAGCAATCCGATTTGA
- a CDS encoding ArsR/SmtB family transcription factor: MPKTNPSQANPAILAAVADYFKVLSEGSRLQILTCLKSGSMNVMEIAEATGLGQANLSKHLKVLTQAGVLSRQPKGTSAYYEIADPIIFELCELACDRISQRVLQQDESLKAFRNKTTVF, translated from the coding sequence ATGCCAAAAACAAATCCGTCTCAGGCTAATCCAGCTATTCTTGCTGCCGTTGCTGACTATTTTAAGGTGCTATCAGAAGGAAGTCGGCTACAAATTTTGACCTGTCTCAAATCAGGTTCGATGAATGTTATGGAGATAGCAGAAGCGACTGGGTTAGGGCAGGCAAATCTGTCTAAGCATCTGAAAGTATTAACTCAAGCAGGAGTTTTATCTCGTCAGCCCAAAGGGACTAGTGCTTATTACGAGATTGCTGACCCGATTATTTTTGAGCTTTGTGAATTAGCGTGCGATCGCATTAGTCAACGTGTCCTACAGCAGGATGAAAGCCTGAAAGCTTTTCGGAACAAAACTACAGTTTTTTGA
- a CDS encoding NblA/ycf18 family protein, with amino-acid sequence MNQPIKLSLEQEFGLRIFADQVHQMSREQAQIFLLKLYEQMMIQETSYQQLLKHEWKLDSGSISG; translated from the coding sequence ATGAATCAGCCTATAAAATTATCTTTAGAACAAGAATTTGGCCTCAGAATCTTTGCTGACCAAGTACACCAAATGTCTCGTGAACAAGCTCAGATATTTCTGCTCAAGTTGTACGAGCAGATGATGATTCAAGAAACAAGCTACCAACAATTACTTAAGCATGAATGGAAACTAGATTCAGGAAGCATCTCTGGTTAA
- the nifH gene encoding nitrogenase iron protein yields the protein MATDSNIRQIAFYGKGGIGKSTTSQNTLAAMAEMGQRIMIVGCDPKADSTRLMLHSKAQTTVLSLAAERGAVEDLELSEVLLTGFRGVKCVESGGPEPGVGCAGRGIITAINFLEENGAYQDLDFVSYDVLGDVVCGGFAMPIREGKAQEIYIVTSGEMMAMYAANNIARGVLKYAHTGGVRLGGLICNSRNVDREVELIETLAKRLNTHMIHFVPRDNIVQHAELRRMTVNEYAPDSDQGNEYRTLAKKIINNKNLTIPTPIEMEELEELLIEFGILESDENTEKLVGKSATEAPVKK from the coding sequence ATGGCTACTGATTCAAATATTAGACAGATTGCTTTTTACGGTAAAGGTGGTATTGGTAAATCTACCACTTCTCAAAACACCCTTGCTGCTATGGCAGAAATGGGTCAACGCATCATGATTGTAGGTTGTGACCCTAAAGCTGACTCTACCCGTTTGATGCTCCACTCCAAGGCTCAAACCACCGTTCTTTCCTTGGCTGCTGAAAGAGGTGCTGTTGAAGATTTAGAACTCAGCGAAGTACTTTTGACCGGTTTCCGTGGTGTTAAGTGTGTAGAATCTGGTGGTCCAGAACCCGGTGTTGGTTGTGCTGGTCGTGGTATTATCACTGCTATTAACTTCCTAGAAGAAAACGGTGCTTACCAAGACTTAGATTTCGTATCTTACGACGTATTAGGTGACGTTGTATGTGGTGGTTTCGCCATGCCAATTCGGGAAGGAAAAGCGCAAGAAATCTACATCGTGACATCAGGTGAAATGATGGCGATGTATGCTGCTAACAATATTGCTCGTGGTGTTTTAAAGTATGCTCACACTGGTGGTGTGCGTTTAGGTGGCTTGATTTGTAATAGCCGTAACGTTGACCGGGAAGTCGAATTAATTGAAACCCTGGCAAAACGCTTGAACACCCACATGATTCACTTCGTACCTCGTGATAATATTGTTCAACACGCAGAATTGCGTCGGATGACTGTTAACGAGTATGCACCTGATAGTGATCAGGGTAATGAATATCGGACATTGGCTAAGAAGATCATCAACAACAAAAATCTAACTATTCCTACTCCTATTGAAATGGAAGAATTAGAAGAATTGTTGATTGAGTTCGGTATTCTTGAAAGTGACGAAAATACTGAAAAGCTAGTTGGTAAATCAGCTACTGAAGCACCAGTCAAAAAGTAG
- a CDS encoding pentapeptide repeat-containing protein has translation MDVEDLLKRYAAGERDFSGINLEEANLSGANLSNANLSRANFLAANLSGANLSGANLSYAKLTLARFIGTNLEGANVTDADIVGARFENANLKGSYLSDFGRINNALFQNTIVGDGRIIVGPEIIHG, from the coding sequence ATGGATGTTGAAGACTTGCTCAAGCGTTATGCTGCTGGAGAGAGAGACTTTAGTGGGATTAATTTGGAAGAGGCTAATCTGAGTGGGGCTAACCTGAGCAATGCCAACCTGAGTAGAGCTAATTTTTTGGCAGCTAATTTGAGTGGGGCTAATTTGAGTGGGGCTAATCTCAGCTATGCCAAATTGACTCTGGCTAGGTTCATTGGTACAAATTTGGAGGGTGCTAATGTGACTGATGCTGACATAGTTGGTGCCAGATTTGAAAATGCTAACCTCAAAGGGTCTTACCTCAGTGATTTTGGTCGAATTAACAATGCGTTGTTCCAAAATACTATTGTGGGTGATGGCAGGATTATCGTCGGACCTGAGATTATTCATGGATGA
- a CDS encoding NYN domain-containing protein, with amino-acid sequence MPRSIIPSILLVDGYNIIGAWTCLKKTRDHAGLEAARGELIEAITNYSAFQGYETQIVFDAQYQNTPSNRENITDFLTVHYTDFGQTADTYIEKSCASMRHQIAQCLISRVIVATSDRAQQLMVQGYGAEWLSAHQLCGEVETTVCRMRHRYQPPKQSKSRFLANAIDDKARQRLAQLRMGL; translated from the coding sequence ATGCCCCGTTCTATCATCCCGTCCATTTTATTAGTGGACGGTTACAACATTATAGGCGCTTGGACTTGCTTAAAGAAAACCCGTGATCATGCCGGACTAGAGGCAGCACGGGGGGAACTAATAGAAGCAATAACAAACTACAGCGCATTTCAAGGTTATGAAACTCAAATAGTTTTTGATGCCCAATATCAAAACACCCCCAGCAATAGAGAAAATATTACAGACTTTCTCACTGTTCATTACACAGATTTTGGTCAAACCGCAGACACCTATATTGAAAAATCCTGTGCGTCCATGCGTCACCAAATAGCACAATGTTTAATTTCTCGCGTGATTGTTGCCACATCAGACCGAGCGCAGCAGTTAATGGTACAGGGGTATGGTGCTGAATGGTTATCAGCGCATCAACTATGCGGAGAAGTAGAAACAACTGTGTGCCGGATGCGTCATAGATATCAACCACCCAAACAATCGAAAAGCCGATTTTTAGCTAATGCTATTGATGATAAAGCAAGGCAGCGTCTGGCTCAATTGCGGATGGGATTATAG